In the genome of Streptomyces pactum, one region contains:
- a CDS encoding 3-hydroxyacyl-ACP dehydratase FabZ family protein, translating into MSVRVARPLDAVDALEVREDGPDLLVTARKKVCADDPYMPGHFPGHIVYPAVFLVETVRQAVGLACERSHGRWAELAGVRQARFARPLLAGDEAVFEITVSPAGDGIWTARARVSCAGEAAAELSVECAAVPREGDEDAGA; encoded by the coding sequence ATGAGCGTCCGGGTGGCCCGGCCGCTGGACGCGGTCGATGCGCTGGAGGTGCGCGAGGACGGGCCCGACCTGCTCGTCACCGCGCGCAAGAAGGTGTGCGCGGACGACCCGTACATGCCCGGGCACTTCCCCGGACACATCGTGTACCCGGCCGTCTTCCTGGTGGAGACGGTGCGCCAGGCCGTGGGGCTCGCCTGCGAGCGGTCCCACGGCCGGTGGGCCGAGCTGGCCGGGGTGCGGCAGGCGCGGTTCGCGCGCCCGCTGCTCGCCGGTGACGAGGCCGTCTTCGAGATCACCGTCTCCCCCGCGGGGGACGGCATCTGGACGGCGCGGGCCCGGGTCAGCTGCGCGGGCGAAGCGGCCGCCGAGCTGTCCGTGGAGTGCGCGGCGGTGCCGCGGGAGGGGGACGAGGATGCCGGCGCCTGA
- a CDS encoding acyl carrier protein yields MATTIEIDDLRELVAEVLDVTADSVTEDAHFMEDLGVDSLLALELAVALERKFQIRIESHEMTDITRLRDVHELMQRKVSEAA; encoded by the coding sequence ATGGCTACCACGATCGAGATCGACGACCTGCGTGAGCTGGTCGCCGAGGTCCTCGACGTCACCGCGGATTCGGTGACCGAGGACGCCCACTTCATGGAGGACCTGGGCGTGGACTCGCTGCTGGCGCTGGAGCTGGCGGTGGCGCTGGAGCGGAAGTTCCAGATCCGTATCGAGTCGCACGAGATGACCGACATCACCCGGCTGCGCGACGTGCACGAGCTGATGCAGCGGAAGGTGTCGGAAGCGGCATGA
- a CDS encoding 2-hydroxychromene-2-carboxylate isomerase: MAKPKKQPRWYFSLRSPYSYFAYRDLVERYPDVADAIEWIPFWEPDEVTQKMLDEAEVELPIVPMSRAKNFYILQDLRRLSKLRGFDMTVPVDRDPVWEISHLGYLVAADAGKGREYIDAVYRARWLEGRDITDRAVIGEVAGKLGLDADTVANASDDAELRARGVEALTRSYKDGLFGVPFFVHGFNKFFGVDRLKPFVAAVRGEEPVEGDIDQSWLGEFIELPELVTPGGDGGIAGGCA, encoded by the coding sequence ATGGCCAAGCCCAAGAAGCAGCCGCGCTGGTACTTCTCGCTGCGCAGCCCCTACTCCTACTTCGCCTACCGGGACCTGGTCGAGCGCTACCCGGACGTGGCCGACGCGATCGAGTGGATCCCCTTCTGGGAGCCCGACGAGGTCACCCAGAAGATGCTCGACGAGGCCGAGGTCGAGCTGCCGATCGTGCCGATGTCGCGGGCGAAGAACTTCTACATCCTCCAGGACCTGCGGCGGCTGTCGAAGCTGCGCGGCTTCGACATGACCGTCCCGGTGGACCGCGACCCGGTCTGGGAGATCTCCCACCTGGGCTACCTGGTGGCCGCCGACGCCGGGAAGGGCCGCGAGTACATCGACGCGGTCTACCGCGCCCGCTGGCTGGAGGGCCGGGACATCACCGACCGCGCGGTGATCGGCGAGGTGGCCGGGAAGCTGGGCCTGGACGCCGACACGGTCGCCAACGCCTCGGACGACGCGGAGCTGCGTGCCCGCGGGGTCGAGGCGCTGACCCGCTCGTACAAGGACGGCCTGTTCGGCGTGCCGTTCTTCGTCCATGGCTTCAACAAGTTCTTCGGCGTGGACCGGCTCAAGCCCTTCGTGGCCGCGGTCCGCGGCGAGGAGCCGGTCGAGGGCGACATCGACCAGTCCTGGCTGGGCGAGTTCATCGAGCTGCCCGAGCTGGTCACCCCCGGCGGCGACGGCGGCATCGCCGGCGGCTGCGCCTGA
- the fabG gene encoding 3-oxoacyl-[acyl-carrier-protein] reductase, whose translation MSDSPETTKVALVSGGTRGIGRGVVLRLAADGYDVSFCYASNADAAAELEKEVLALGRRVFSQQADVSDMAAVRSWVSGTEEALGPIDAAVTSAGITRDNPLLLMKDEDWQRVIQVNLDGVYNVCRTVIYEMMKRKSGSIVNLSSVAGVYGNATQTNYSASKAGIIGFTKSLAKEVGRYGIRANVVAPGFIDTDMTSALNEKVIEQAKNQIPLRRVGTVDEVADLVSYLVADRASYITGAVLQIDGGIHL comes from the coding sequence GTGAGCGACTCCCCCGAGACCACCAAGGTCGCCCTGGTCAGCGGCGGCACCCGCGGCATCGGCCGCGGCGTGGTGCTGCGGCTGGCCGCCGACGGCTACGACGTGTCCTTCTGCTACGCCTCCAACGCGGACGCCGCCGCCGAGCTGGAGAAGGAGGTGCTGGCCCTGGGCCGGCGCGTCTTCTCCCAGCAGGCCGACGTCTCCGACATGGCGGCGGTGCGCTCCTGGGTCTCCGGCACCGAGGAGGCCCTCGGCCCGATCGACGCCGCGGTCACCTCGGCCGGCATCACCCGGGACAACCCGCTGCTGCTGATGAAGGACGAGGACTGGCAGCGCGTCATCCAGGTCAACCTGGACGGCGTCTACAACGTCTGCCGCACCGTGATCTACGAGATGATGAAGCGCAAGTCGGGCTCCATCGTCAACCTGTCGTCGGTCGCGGGCGTGTACGGCAACGCCACCCAGACCAACTACTCCGCCTCCAAGGCCGGGATCATCGGGTTCACCAAGTCGCTGGCGAAGGAGGTCGGCCGCTACGGCATCCGCGCCAACGTGGTCGCCCCCGGCTTCATCGACACCGACATGACCAGCGCGCTCAACGAGAAGGTCATCGAGCAGGCGAAGAACCAGATCCCGCTGCGCCGGGTCGGGACCGTCGACGAGGTGGCCGACCTGGTCTCCTACCTGGTCGCCGACCGCGCCTCCTACATCACCGGTGCCGTCCTGCAGATCGACGGCGGCATCCACCTCTGA